In a single window of the Leptospira sanjuanensis genome:
- a CDS encoding PAS domain S-box protein: MPDSLLSVLHSFFYPVKEGILALDTETEKILYVNPTLENLLGYSGEELRGKPLDFILPSPNNPRETFTIKRNEPLKVYWQLRDKHGQRKLVNFTINTSSFGGKDVFLFYFTDRSEIQQTELRLYYMQSILRTLRLLRQNLRYLTSESSVFQKLCDTLKENPHYFLVWAFYFKEGELQVIGQRDMNPVLKQQIHSFISSNALFPMRNLIETKENFIIHEFGNGKYAEWESLFADHKFRRSLSIGIREKGQLLGGIEILSLEGMAFDSGENFLYEEIISDVHSSLQNAKTERTRIENSKKLQFQGALLNSIEVPLISTDDEGYITYGNRSLEKILGVYKEDFIDLPIEEFLNLTPSVLDRLSKEEFRTEIKMKIFPGIEAPMLLASSRIRDEYGNSIGTILLLLDITEQKKNEELIRSSEIKLRNLFSAMNNGIVILTPEGIVLEVAPILKFLLFQILNVNPGEDFFSLFAENVSDELKAGIKSCLDSQRAVFLDLPIQFIAEEENFFSIKILPLKKYREEGEAVMLIFSDVTQTKLLDKQLYETARFASIGELAAGIAHEVNNPLQASLLYLEDLIETEEADPIERQKIYKRIEAASIRIRDLIKSLLDLGRTVTREKELVSPYYILLRACELIEVSCRKNGIELKRIASPDLPKIRVAWQEIEQVLINCMVNAINAISEMDVKPASPKITINARKEFHLNRDSILFTISDNGPGMTKEVRDKAFLPLFTTRRGKQGTGLGLAISQRIISEHNGTISLDSSPGNGTRVLIRLPI; this comes from the coding sequence ATGCCCGACTCTTTACTCTCCGTGCTTCATTCCTTCTTCTATCCGGTTAAGGAAGGAATTCTCGCCTTAGACACGGAAACGGAGAAAATTTTATACGTCAATCCGACTCTCGAAAACCTGCTCGGTTATTCCGGAGAAGAACTCAGAGGCAAACCTCTCGATTTCATTCTTCCCAGTCCGAACAATCCGAGAGAAACGTTCACGATCAAACGCAACGAACCTCTCAAAGTCTATTGGCAGTTAAGGGACAAGCACGGACAAAGAAAGCTCGTCAACTTTACCATCAACACTTCCAGCTTCGGGGGAAAAGACGTCTTTCTTTTTTACTTCACGGATCGATCCGAGATCCAACAGACCGAACTCAGACTTTATTATATGCAAAGTATCTTAAGAACCCTACGGCTCTTGAGACAAAACCTGAGATACTTGACTTCGGAAAGTTCCGTCTTTCAAAAACTCTGCGACACTTTAAAGGAGAATCCGCATTACTTTTTGGTCTGGGCGTTCTACTTTAAAGAAGGAGAATTGCAGGTCATCGGTCAACGGGATATGAATCCGGTCCTCAAGCAGCAGATTCATTCATTCATTTCTTCTAATGCTCTCTTTCCGATGCGCAACCTGATCGAAACGAAGGAGAATTTCATCATCCACGAGTTCGGAAACGGAAAATACGCCGAATGGGAATCCCTTTTTGCGGATCACAAATTCCGCAGAAGTCTTTCGATCGGAATCCGGGAAAAAGGACAACTCCTAGGAGGAATCGAAATTCTTTCTTTGGAAGGGATGGCCTTCGATTCCGGAGAGAATTTTCTTTACGAGGAGATCATCTCCGACGTCCACAGCTCGCTTCAAAACGCGAAAACGGAACGAACTCGTATCGAAAACTCGAAAAAACTTCAGTTTCAAGGCGCCCTTCTCAATTCGATCGAAGTTCCGCTGATTTCGACCGACGACGAAGGTTACATCACGTACGGAAACCGAAGTCTCGAAAAAATATTAGGAGTTTATAAAGAAGATTTCATCGATCTTCCCATCGAGGAATTCTTAAATCTCACTCCTTCGGTTTTGGATCGTCTTTCCAAGGAAGAATTCAGAACCGAAATCAAGATGAAAATTTTTCCGGGAATAGAAGCGCCGATGCTCCTCGCTTCCTCGCGAATCCGGGACGAATACGGAAATTCGATCGGAACGATCCTTCTCCTGCTCGATATCACCGAACAAAAGAAAAACGAGGAACTGATCCGTTCTTCGGAGATCAAACTCAGAAATCTTTTTTCAGCGATGAACAACGGAATCGTGATTTTGACCCCCGAAGGAATCGTTCTCGAAGTCGCGCCGATTCTCAAATTTCTTTTATTCCAAATTTTGAATGTAAATCCCGGAGAGGATTTCTTTTCGTTATTTGCCGAGAACGTTTCGGACGAACTCAAAGCCGGAATCAAAAGCTGTCTCGATTCGCAAAGAGCGGTCTTTTTGGATCTTCCGATCCAATTCATCGCGGAAGAGGAAAACTTCTTCTCGATCAAGATTCTCCCTTTAAAAAAATACAGGGAAGAAGGGGAAGCGGTGATGCTGATTTTCTCGGACGTCACTCAGACCAAACTCCTCGACAAACAACTCTACGAAACCGCAAGATTCGCCTCCATCGGAGAACTCGCCGCCGGGATCGCGCACGAAGTCAACAACCCTCTGCAAGCGAGTCTTTTGTATCTGGAAGACTTAATCGAAACCGAAGAAGCCGATCCTATTGAACGGCAAAAAATTTACAAACGCATCGAGGCTGCGAGCATACGCATACGCGACCTAATCAAATCCCTTTTGGATTTGGGAAGGACGGTAACGCGGGAAAAGGAACTCGTTTCTCCGTATTATATTCTTCTTCGAGCCTGCGAGTTGATCGAAGTTTCCTGTAGAAAGAACGGAATCGAACTCAAACGGATCGCAAGCCCCGATCTTCCTAAAATCCGCGTTGCATGGCAGGAAATCGAACAGGTTTTGATCAACTGTATGGTCAATGCGATCAACGCAATCTCCGAAATGGATGTAAAACCGGCTTCTCCCAAAATTACGATCAACGCCAGAAAAGAATTTCATTTGAATCGGGATTCGATTCTTTTTACAATTTCAGATAACGGTCCGGGAATGACGAAAGAAGTTCGAGATAAGGCGTTTCTACCTTTGTTTACGACTCGAAGAGGAAAACAAGGAACGGGATTGGGTCTTGCCATTTCACAAAGGATCATTTCCGAACACAACGGAACGATTTCTTTGGACTCTTCTCCCGGAAACGGGACTAGGGTTTTGATTCGCCTTCCCATATAG
- a CDS encoding alpha/beta fold hydrolase has translation MKSMYGLFLRYYHWKKKKYMKEILGFEDLKADIGGNSVYFLEKNPDRNKTILLIHGLLDSATGLRRVAPKLRQDYRILIPDIPGFGKSKLPPLKYLYQVDVFGDLIYEAIRKLDLDNLVLGGHSMGALIAMHIALRDREKRISKLVLISPGGIPHPKRDEMKELLFPKNENDLVKLIEALYYETPELPGRIARKALIQSWNELPNQFLTINTLEREAEIFLGKKLGDIKIPALIVSGKEDPITDVAMTKKLHSYLKKSKLVLIPDAKHAIHMEKPEELSLEINRYLD, from the coding sequence ATGAAATCGATGTACGGATTGTTCCTGCGCTACTATCACTGGAAAAAGAAAAAATATATGAAGGAGATCCTAGGGTTCGAGGATCTTAAAGCGGATATCGGGGGCAATTCCGTTTATTTTTTGGAGAAGAATCCGGACAGGAATAAGACGATTCTGTTGATCCACGGGTTGCTCGATTCGGCTACGGGACTTCGCAGGGTCGCTCCCAAGCTGCGGCAGGATTATCGTATTTTAATTCCGGACATTCCGGGGTTCGGAAAGAGCAAACTTCCTCCTCTGAAATATCTCTATCAAGTTGACGTGTTCGGTGATTTGATCTACGAGGCGATTCGCAAACTGGACCTCGATAATCTTGTGTTAGGCGGACATTCGATGGGCGCATTGATCGCGATGCATATCGCGCTGCGGGATCGGGAGAAACGGATTTCCAAATTGGTTTTGATTTCTCCCGGAGGAATTCCTCATCCCAAACGGGACGAGATGAAGGAACTTCTGTTTCCGAAAAACGAAAACGATCTCGTTAAGCTGATCGAAGCGTTGTATTACGAAACTCCCGAGCTTCCGGGAAGAATTGCAAGAAAGGCTTTGATTCAATCTTGGAACGAACTGCCGAATCAATTTCTGACGATCAATACCCTTGAACGGGAAGCGGAAATCTTTTTAGGCAAAAAACTCGGTGATATAAAAATTCCGGCGTTGATCGTATCCGGCAAAGAAGATCCGATCACGGACGTAGCGATGACGAAGAAGCTGCATTCTTACCTGAAGAAGAGCAAGCTCGTCCTGATTCCCGATGCGAAACACGCCATCCACATGGAAAAACCGGAAGAGCTTTCGCTGGAAATCAATCGTTATCTGGATTAA
- a CDS encoding NTP transferase domain-containing protein gives MKFFIPAAGFGTRMKELTKDLPKPLLPVNGIPLIYYSLFQAWMQNAEAAVVNTHYLGGKIRKELKDFRPFPLFFSDETEKILGTAGGIVTGLTRAGWMGETIGIVNPDFLYFPETGFRLPTSLPGNDCLLYLMSQPSNASYTGLGLDEGKVTFGSGNLFYIGISVLNSAVLSDIQPETFFDLSNTFRGLSAKRRLAGEIFPGEAIDLGEKEYYLSLKNRDFSPNLGERWPEFLDLCSLRIQR, from the coding sequence TTGAAATTTTTTATCCCCGCCGCCGGTTTCGGAACGAGAATGAAGGAGCTGACCAAAGACCTTCCTAAACCTCTGCTTCCTGTGAACGGAATTCCTCTGATTTATTATTCTCTCTTTCAAGCCTGGATGCAAAACGCCGAGGCTGCGGTCGTCAACACGCATTATCTCGGAGGGAAGATCAGAAAGGAACTGAAAGACTTTCGACCTTTTCCTCTGTTTTTTTCGGACGAAACCGAAAAGATCTTAGGGACCGCGGGCGGAATCGTAACCGGACTTACGCGAGCCGGTTGGATGGGTGAAACGATCGGAATCGTAAATCCCGATTTCCTTTATTTTCCCGAAACAGGTTTTCGACTCCCGACCTCGCTTCCGGGAAACGATTGTCTTTTGTATTTAATGTCTCAACCGTCAAATGCGAGTTATACGGGACTAGGACTCGATGAAGGGAAGGTCACGTTCGGAAGCGGAAACCTATTTTACATCGGAATCTCTGTGTTGAACAGCGCGGTGTTAAGCGACATTCAACCCGAAACGTTTTTCGATCTTTCCAATACGTTCCGCGGGCTTTCCGCAAAACGAAGATTAGCCGGAGAAATTTTTCCGGGCGAGGCGATCGACCTCGGTGAAAAAGAATATTATCTTTCTCTAAAGAATCGGGACTTTTCACCGAACCTCGGAGAACGGTGGCCGGAATTTTTGGATCTCTGCAGTTTAAGGATTCAGAGATAG
- a CDS encoding hybrid sensor histidine kinase/response regulator: MESKSTSVLVIDDESEIRTVLERVISREGYRVFLAKDYDSALEIIKSQNIDIVISDIVMNGKNGIEVTKEIRKINENIPVILMTGNPDLTTAEEAVRNRAFDYISKPIRRTSILEVLEKAKVEKETRDQHAETLIKSATENTKLAQRAKDLYLQNYNILSATSDCVITLDQNLNFSSMNQAALDAFGYPEEEIIGKHFNILIPPGRENVYMEKVAQLLKRKVKKQIARINRSDLKSKNGEVRTYDISICYYDIEGQTYYTGIARDITSKLLISEKLIDAERRAFLSTLASSIGHEINNSLTAIQGHIEIARLPDSTEQTRQKAIQITWSQLIKLKTLTNNLLQLGKPGDNLRKSSEPINLNDSVESVIDVFQKTSRLKHCVIHFKPEPNPVLVESNQDQLSLLLSNIMLNSADATGNRGNISISVYIRNHHPVVSILDDGVGMNEEVIQKIYQPYFTTKGIGKGTGLGMFVAKEIADQYGIRIEIESEPNSGTEFRLVFPDKV, translated from the coding sequence ATGGAATCCAAGTCAACATCAGTACTCGTGATCGACGACGAATCCGAAATCCGCACGGTTCTGGAAAGAGTCATTTCCAGAGAAGGGTATCGCGTGTTCCTTGCAAAGGATTACGATTCCGCTCTTGAAATCATCAAAAGTCAAAACATCGACATCGTGATCTCCGATATCGTGATGAACGGCAAAAACGGAATCGAAGTCACGAAGGAAATCCGCAAAATCAACGAAAACATTCCCGTCATCTTAATGACCGGAAATCCCGATCTCACCACCGCCGAGGAAGCAGTCCGCAACCGAGCTTTCGATTACATCTCCAAGCCGATCCGAAGAACGAGCATCTTGGAAGTTCTCGAAAAAGCCAAAGTGGAAAAGGAAACCCGCGATCAACACGCCGAAACCCTCATCAAGTCGGCGACGGAGAATACGAAACTCGCACAGAGAGCCAAGGATCTTTATTTACAAAATTATAATATTCTCAGCGCAACGAGCGACTGCGTCATCACCCTCGACCAGAACCTCAACTTCTCCAGCATGAATCAAGCCGCGTTAGACGCATTCGGTTATCCGGAGGAGGAAATCATCGGAAAACACTTCAACATCCTGATCCCTCCCGGCAGAGAAAACGTATACATGGAAAAGGTTGCACAGCTCCTCAAGCGTAAGGTCAAAAAACAAATCGCGAGAATCAACCGATCCGATCTCAAAAGTAAAAACGGAGAAGTGCGGACATACGACATCTCGATCTGTTATTACGACATCGAAGGTCAGACCTATTATACCGGAATCGCGCGGGACATCACGAGCAAACTTCTGATTTCGGAAAAACTCATCGACGCGGAAAGGCGCGCATTCCTTTCCACGCTCGCGTCGAGCATCGGACACGAAATCAACAACTCTCTGACGGCCATTCAAGGACATATCGAAATCGCAAGACTTCCCGATTCTACGGAACAGACGCGTCAAAAGGCGATTCAGATTACTTGGAGTCAGTTGATCAAACTCAAAACGCTTACGAACAACCTGCTTCAACTCGGTAAACCGGGCGACAACTTAAGAAAGTCTTCCGAACCGATCAACCTAAACGATTCGGTAGAAAGCGTGATCGACGTTTTTCAGAAAACTTCGCGGCTCAAACACTGTGTGATTCATTTTAAGCCGGAACCCAATCCGGTGCTGGTCGAATCGAATCAGGATCAGCTCTCTCTGTTACTTTCCAACATCATGCTGAATTCCGCGGACGCGACGGGCAATCGGGGAAATATTAGTATTTCCGTATATATTAGAAATCATCACCCCGTCGTCTCGATTTTGGACGACGGGGTCGGCATGAACGAAGAAGTGATTCAAAAAATCTATCAACCCTATTTTACGACCAAGGGAATCGGAAAAGGAACGGGACTCGGAATGTTCGTCGCAAAAGAAATCGCCGATCAATACGGAATCAGAATCGAAATCGAGTCGGAACCGAACTCGGGAACGGAATTCCGTTTGGTCTTTCCGGATAAGGTATAA
- a CDS encoding aminoglycoside phosphotransferase family protein — MSNAAATTLTEQELKFLEYAGKFPEKISPITLEASDRKYFRVQYADRTLILCKDVRFQHDFIDVAEFLSHEHFHVPEILKKDLIHFLILMTDGGEKDLTSITDDVEYREWLVKSIEILVKLQKTHPIPPVSSREFDVEKLGFESKFTYSNYLKLQKQFNLKTQLRSEVKIFIEECSAFLAEYPVKVFCHRDFHGRNLLINPQNEICMIDFQDARMGTPFYDLSSILYDAYRPIPFAMRQGLYQLFLKLSEHNFPRSKECYYIQCLQRSYKALGSYFYLVADKKMDKYRPSILSALDNLLEIVQAGLFPDQLYVFFHLLKEELLENSSFKKGLKP; from the coding sequence ATGAGCAACGCTGCCGCAACGACCCTTACCGAACAAGAACTGAAATTTTTGGAATACGCCGGTAAATTCCCCGAAAAGATTTCACCGATCACATTGGAAGCTTCCGATCGGAAGTATTTCCGGGTCCAATACGCGGATCGAACGTTGATACTCTGTAAAGACGTTCGTTTTCAACACGACTTCATCGACGTCGCGGAGTTCTTATCGCACGAACACTTTCACGTTCCCGAAATTCTAAAAAAGGATCTGATTCACTTTTTGATCCTAATGACGGACGGAGGCGAAAAGGATCTCACTTCGATCACGGACGACGTGGAATACCGGGAATGGCTCGTAAAGTCGATCGAGATTTTGGTAAAACTGCAAAAGACGCATCCGATTCCTCCCGTAAGTTCCCGGGAATTCGACGTGGAAAAACTCGGGTTCGAAAGCAAGTTCACGTATTCAAATTACCTAAAGCTTCAGAAACAATTCAATCTCAAGACGCAGCTTCGAAGCGAAGTAAAGATATTCATCGAGGAATGTTCGGCGTTTCTCGCCGAATATCCGGTCAAGGTGTTTTGTCACAGGGATTTTCACGGAAGAAATCTTCTGATCAATCCGCAAAATGAAATCTGCATGATCGATTTTCAGGACGCGAGAATGGGAACTCCGTTCTACGATCTTTCCAGCATTCTCTACGACGCATACAGACCGATTCCTTTCGCGATGCGGCAGGGACTCTATCAGCTTTTTCTAAAATTGAGCGAACACAATTTTCCTAGATCCAAGGAATGTTATTACATTCAATGTCTGCAGCGTTCGTATAAGGCGTTAGGTTCTTATTTTTATCTAGTCGCGGACAAGAAGATGGATAAATACAGACCCAGCATTTTGAGCGCGCTCGATAATCTATTGGAAATCGTACAAGCGGGTTTGTTCCCGGATCAGTTGTATGTCTTCTTTCATCTATTAAAGGAAGAACTTCTGGAGAATTCCTCCTTTAAAAAAGGACTCAAACCTTGA